The following nucleotide sequence is from Caldicellulosiruptor saccharolyticus DSM 8903.
TAAGAGATAAAAAGTGTCCTGCAAAGCAATGTAAAGCGCTAATAACCTACTCTATATTGCCTGAAAAATGTACAGGTTGTGGACTTTGTGCAAGAAAATGTCCAACTAAAGCAATAACAGGTGAGCGATTAAAACCACATGTTATTGATCAGAGCAAATGCACAAAGTGTGGAACGTGTATGAATGTTTGCAGATTTGGTGCTGTCAATGTTGAATAAAGAGGGAGAGGATGTTTATGCGACTTGTAAGGGTGAACATTGACAACAAAGAGATATTTGCCGAGGAAGGGAAAACAATCTTAGAAGTAGCACATGAGAATAATATAGAAATTCCCCATCTTTGCTATGATAAAAGGTTAAAACCTTACGGTGCATGTGGGCTCTGCGTTGTAGAAATAGAAGGCTCACCTAAATTGGCAAGAGCATGTTCAACATATGTTACTGATAAAATGGTTATAAAAACAGATTCACCACGTGTCAGAAATGCACGCAAGATGGCTTTAGAGCTTTTGTTATCCGAGCACAGAGGAGATTGTAGACCTCCCTGTGTCCTGGCTTGCCCTGCTCATACCGATTGCCAAGGGTATGTGGGACTTATTGCAAATGGTCAGTTTAGAGAAGCGGTTGCGCTCATAAAAGAACAGTTGCCGTTTCCTGCAAGTATAGGTAGAGTGTGCCCACACCCTTGTGAGGAAGCATGCAGAAGAAATATGGTGGACCAACCTATTGCTATTGCCGAGCTCAAAAGATTTGTAGGGGACATTGACCTTTTGGACGATGGCTATATACCGCCGATAAAACCAAAGACAGGTAAAAAGGTTGCTATTGTTGGTGGTGGGCCGGCTGGGCTTACATGTGCGTTTTTCTTGGCAAAAGAAGGTCATGACATAGTTGTTTATGAGGCTATGCCAAAAGCTGGTGGTATGTTAAGATACGGTATACCTGAGTACAGACTTCCAAAAGGGATATTGGATAAAGAAATTGAGCTAATTGAAAAAATGGGCGTTCAAATTAAGACTAATATGCGGCTTGGTGTTGATATTTCTTTAGAGTATCTTCGCAAAAACTATGATGCAGTTTTCTTAGCAGTTGGTGCTTGGAAAAGCTCAACACTGGGATGTCCAGGAGACAGTGCAGAAGGTGTTATAGGTGGGATTGAGTTTTTGCGAAAGGTTTCTATGAACCAGCCAGTAAATCTTGGACAGCGTGTTCTTGTAGTTGGCGGTGGTAACACTGCTATGGATGCTGCAAGAACAGCAATAAGACTTGGTGCAAAAGAGGTTACAGTGCTTTATCGTAGAACGCGTGAAGAGATGCCTGCCGAGGATATAGAAGTAAATGAAGCGGAAGAGGAAGGAGTAAAGTTCCAGTTCCTTGTTGCACCTATTGAGGTAATAACTGATGGAGGCAGGGTCAGGGCGCTTAAGTGTCAGAGGATGCGACTTGGTGATATGGATGAATCAGGAAGAAGAAGACCTGTGCCAATAGAGGGTGCTGAGGTTATTTTTGAAGCTGATACAATTATATCTGCAATTGGTCAGAAAGTAAGAGTGGAAGATGTAGAAGGGTTGGAGCTTACAAGACATGGTACAATAAAGGTTGATGAAGGCACATATCAAACAAGTCTTGAGGGTGTATTTGCAGGTGGTGATGCTGTAACAGGTCCAAAGATTGCAATAGAAGCTATAGCACAAGGGAAAAACGCAGCAAGGGTTATTGATAGCTATCTTAGGGGCAAGTTAGAGCCAATTAAAGAACCATATTATGTAAAGCAAGAAGACCTTACGCCAGAGGACTTTAAAGATAGAGAGAGAAAACCAAGGGTACCATTAAAGGTAGCAAATGCCGAAGAAAGAAAGAATAACTTCAGAGAGATAACATCAACAATGACAGAAAAAGAGGCAATTGCAGAAGCATCAAGGTGTCTTGAGTGTGGATGCATGGATTACTTTGAGTGCCAGCTTTATAAATATGTTAACCAGTACGATGTAGATCCTCAGCGGCTTTCAGGTTACAAGCACAAAAGATATGAGCCTCAGAAGCATCCGTTTATTGAAAGAAATCCCGACAAATGTATTTTGTGCGGTCTTTGCATAAGAGTTTGTGAAGAGGTAGTTGGAGTTTGCGCGCTTGGATTTGTGAACCGCGGCTTTGAAACAATAGTCAAACCAGAGTTTGGTTTGCCGTTAGAAGAGACAAGCTGTATATCCTGTGGACAGTGTGCTGACATATGCCCAACAGGCGCATGCATTGGCAAACAACCTGTTGCAAAGCAAGTACCAGTTAATACTGTCGCTACAAAAACTGTATGTACTTTCTGTGGCATGGGCTGTGAAATGCTGGTAGAGACAAAGGGGAATTTGATATTTGATGTATCACCAGTTCAATCAAATGAGGGCATGCTTTGTGCTTTTGGCAGGTTTGGTATAAAGTATGTAAACGACAAAGACAGAATTTTAGCACCTTTGATTAAAGTAAATGGAGAACTATCTAAAACCACTTTTGACCAAGCACTGATTGAGACTGCTAAAAAACTTCAAGCAATTAGAGCATCATATGGTAAGGATAGTATAGCAATAATTGCATCACAGAGGTTGACAAATGAGGAAGCTTTACTTCTTACAAAACTGGCACAAAAACTTGACACTACTGTGATAGGTTCTTTCGACTTGAGGGAGTCTGTACTCGATAGAATATTTGGTTTGAACGCTTCAACTAATAGTTTTGATGAAATTTACTCTACTGACCTTATTGTAGCTGTTGGCAAGGTAGCAGAAAACCATGCAGTAATGGGTGCTAAACTGAAAAAAGCAGTTGAATTGGGTGCAAAACTGGTTACAATAAACAATGGAGAGACAAGGGCAGACGAGAGGGCGATTGCAACATACAAGATAGATAATACAGCCTTTTTCAAGGCAACAATAAAAGCTTTATTCGAAATGAAGGCTGTCGATGAAGATTATGTATCTAAAATAGCAGTTAATTTAGATGAACTAAAAGATGATGTAAAGAATGTTGAAGTTACAGATGAAGCAAGTGAGTTTGCAAAAATCATAGCTGGTGCGAAAACTGCTATGGTGATTGTAGACGAAGAGAGTGTATCAGACACAACAATTGGACAACTTGCTAATATATTAACATTGACACAAAAAATTGGAAGACCACGCTGTGGTATAATTAAAGTAACTGGCCTTGGCAATACTCAAGGTGCTTGGGATATGGGTATTAGAATGAGCAAAGAAGGAATAGTAAAGCTGATTAATGAAGGGAAGGTCAAGGCTGCGTTCATAGTAAGTGAGGATCCACAAGCTGCAGATAAGAACCTGGGAGAAGTTTTAGACAAACTTGAATGTTTGATTGTTGCTGATGTATTTTTGACAGAAACGGGCAAGAGAGCCGATGTTGTTCTTCCACTTGTCAGCCATGTTGAGAGCACAGGAACTGTGACAAGAGCTGACGGAAAGATACAAAATCTGAACTTGGTACTAAAGCCAAAGAATGGGCTTTCTAATTTGGATTTGTTGCTGAAATTGGCTGAACTATTTGGTTTGCAATATAACTTAGAGAAACTAAACCGCGAAATGGTTGAATTGCTCCAAAATGAGAACAAGTATAATCAGCAAATACTTTACACAGAAGGGTTTGCAACTCCAGATAAAACTGTACACTTATTTGTATCGAAGGATGCACCTGCTTTTGTAGAAAAAGCAGTATTTGACACAGTGAAAAATCGATTTGAAAAATACTTACAAGATAAGCATTTGAAATACTAAAAATAGGCTCTCTTTTATGAGAGCCTATTTTGATTTTTAATATTTTTGATTGACAAAAAACAAACAATGTTTATATAATAATAATTGGAATGTTAATTTTTTAACAGGAGGTAATTTGTATGTGGGAAACTAAAATAAATCCTTTCAAGGTATTTGAACTTAGGTGTAAAAACACAACATATTTCGGAATTGGTGCTATTAATAAAATAGGCGACATTTTGGAGGATTTGAAGAAGAGGGGAATAAATAAAGTTATACTTATAACTGGCAAAAGCTCGTACAAAATAAGTGGAGCTTGGGATGTTGTAAGGCCTGCACTGGAAGAAAAGAAAGTTGACTTTTGTATTTATGACAAAGTTGGGCCAAATCCAACTGTTGATATGATCGAAGAAGCGGTTGAAATGGCTAAAAGTTTTGGTGCACAAGCAGTTATTGGTATCGGTGGAGGAAGTCCAATTGATACTGCAAAAAGCGTTGCTGTACTTCTTGAATACAAAGACAGGAATGCAAGAGAACTTTACGAGCAAAAGTTTGCTCCTGAAAAAGCTGTTCCAATAATAGCTATAAACTTGACACATGGTACAGGTACAGAAGTTGATAGATTTGCTGTTGCAACTATACCTGAGAAAAATTACAAGCCTGCAATTGCATATGATTGTATCTATCCATTATACTCAATAGATGATCCTCAGCTTATGACAAAACTTGATAAA
It contains:
- a CDS encoding NAD(P)-binding protein, with amino-acid sequence MRLVRVNIDNKEIFAEEGKTILEVAHENNIEIPHLCYDKRLKPYGACGLCVVEIEGSPKLARACSTYVTDKMVIKTDSPRVRNARKMALELLLSEHRGDCRPPCVLACPAHTDCQGYVGLIANGQFREAVALIKEQLPFPASIGRVCPHPCEEACRRNMVDQPIAIAELKRFVGDIDLLDDGYIPPIKPKTGKKVAIVGGGPAGLTCAFFLAKEGHDIVVYEAMPKAGGMLRYGIPEYRLPKGILDKEIELIEKMGVQIKTNMRLGVDISLEYLRKNYDAVFLAVGAWKSSTLGCPGDSAEGVIGGIEFLRKVSMNQPVNLGQRVLVVGGGNTAMDAARTAIRLGAKEVTVLYRRTREEMPAEDIEVNEAEEEGVKFQFLVAPIEVITDGGRVRALKCQRMRLGDMDESGRRRPVPIEGAEVIFEADTIISAIGQKVRVEDVEGLELTRHGTIKVDEGTYQTSLEGVFAGGDAVTGPKIAIEAIAQGKNAARVIDSYLRGKLEPIKEPYYVKQEDLTPEDFKDRERKPRVPLKVANAEERKNNFREITSTMTEKEAIAEASRCLECGCMDYFECQLYKYVNQYDVDPQRLSGYKHKRYEPQKHPFIERNPDKCILCGLCIRVCEEVVGVCALGFVNRGFETIVKPEFGLPLEETSCISCGQCADICPTGACIGKQPVAKQVPVNTVATKTVCTFCGMGCEMLVETKGNLIFDVSPVQSNEGMLCAFGRFGIKYVNDKDRILAPLIKVNGELSKTTFDQALIETAKKLQAIRASYGKDSIAIIASQRLTNEEALLLTKLAQKLDTTVIGSFDLRESVLDRIFGLNASTNSFDEIYSTDLIVAVGKVAENHAVMGAKLKKAVELGAKLVTINNGETRADERAIATYKIDNTAFFKATIKALFEMKAVDEDYVSKIAVNLDELKDDVKNVEVTDEASEFAKIIAGAKTAMVIVDEESVSDTTIGQLANILTLTQKIGRPRCGIIKVTGLGNTQGAWDMGIRMSKEGIVKLINEGKVKAAFIVSEDPQAADKNLGEVLDKLECLIVADVFLTETGKRADVVLPLVSHVESTGTVTRADGKIQNLNLVLKPKNGLSNLDLLLKLAELFGLQYNLEKLNREMVELLQNENKYNQQILYTEGFATPDKTVHLFVSKDAPAFVEKAVFDTVKNRFEKYLQDKHLKY